In the Telopea speciosissima isolate NSW1024214 ecotype Mountain lineage chromosome 2, Tspe_v1, whole genome shotgun sequence genome, one interval contains:
- the LOC122650950 gene encoding uncharacterized protein LOC122650950, with protein MCPRCSCENETGDHLLLDYPFTRAVWPGSSLHYSPPLDFTPTVAGWLGSWDVVFRQDKRLGREALSKAAFLCWYLWRARNELCFNSISWTPSEVISFADKAYLEYAKVEKPAGHLNSPQVAGRDSAPLVWIAPLLGFFKINCDVALPQENVKGGLGLVLRDHAGVPMKFVSILMFFDSALQGELLVVRTALRLTLELGFSQIQVETDCREAVNYMLNQSGSPPCNSAVLISDIWKLSSSFSSVSFLFISRATNGAADALARKALSFVCLID; from the coding sequence ATGTGCCCACGTTGCAGTTGTGAGAATGAAACTGGGGATCACCTTTTGTTGGACTATCCCTTCACGAGAGCAGTTTGGCCCGGAAGCTCTCTTCACTATTCCCCTCCTTTGGATTTTACTCCCACCGTTGCTGGCTGGTTAGGTAGCTGGGATGTTGTGTTTCGACAAGATAAAAGGTTGGGTCGTGAGGCACTGTCAAAGGCAGCCTTCTTGTGTTGGTATCTGTGGAGAGCTCGTAATGAGTTGTGCTTCAACTCTATTTCCTGGACTCCCTCTGAAGTCATCTCCTTCGCAGACAAGGCTTACTTGGAGTATGCGAAGGTTGAGAAGCCAGCAGGTCATTTAAATTCTCCTCAAGTTGCAGGTAGAGACTCCGCCCCTCTAGTCTGGATTGCACCTCTCTtgggtttttttaaaataaattgtgaTGTTGCTCTCCCGCAAGAAAATGTAAAGGGGGGTCTGGGTTTGGTTTTGAGAGATCATGCTGGTGTTCCTATGAAGTTTGTTTCCATTCTCATGTTCTTCGACTCAGCTCTTCAAGGAGAATTGCTTGTTGTGCGCACTGCTTTGCGGTTGACTCTTGAGTTGGGTTTCTCGCAGATTCAGGTTGAAACGGACTGTAGAGAAGCTGTGAATTACATGTTGAACCAATCGGGTTCACCTCCTTGTAATTCAGCTGTGCTGATTAGTGACATTTGGAagctctcttcttccttttcttctgtctcctttctttttatctCTAGGGCCACTAATGGTGCTGCTGATGCCCTAGCCAGGAAAGCCCTGTCATTCGTGTGTTTGATAGATTGA